The genome window GCGCGTTCATAGTCGTCGATGGCGAAGCGATGCGTCAGGATCGGCGACAAGTCCAGCCCGCTTTGCAACATCGCAATCATCTTGTACCAAGTCTCGAACATCTCTCTGCCATAGATGCCCTTGATTTCAAGTCCCTTGAAGATCACCTGGGTCCAGTCAATCGCCGTCTCTGCCGGTGGGATGCCCAACAGTGCCACCTTGCCGCCATGATTCATCGCCTCGAGCAAGCTCGTGAAGGCACTCGGCACACCTGACATTTCCAGCCCGACATCAAAGCCTTCAGTCATGTGCAGATCGGCCATCACATCGCGCAACGATTCATGTGCAACGTTCACCGCCCGCGTAGCGCCCATCTTGCGCGCCAGCTCAAGCCGGTATTCGTTGATATCGGTAATCACCACGTTGCGTGCGCCCACATGCTTCGCAATCGCCACCGCCATCACGCCAATTGGTCCGGCACCGGTAATCAGCACGTCTTCGCCAACCAGATTGAACGACAGCGCGGTGTGCGTCGCATTGCCGAGCGGATCAAGAATGGCCGCCAGATCGTCAGAAATATCGGCGGGAATCTTGAACGCATTCAGCGCTGGAATCACCAGATACTCAGCAAAAGCGCCTTCGCGGTCGACCCCCACGGCGATCGTGTTGCGGCACAGATGACGGCGTCCCGCACGGCAATTGCGGCAAAAGCCACAGGTGATGTGGCCTTCGCCAGAAACCCGGTCACCGATCTCAAAACCACGCACTTCCTGACCGATTTCAACAATCTCGCCAACGTACTCATGCCCGACCTGCATTGGCACCGGAATCGTTTTTTGCGCCCAGTCGTCCCACTTCCAGATATGAATATCCGTGCCGCAAATCGCCGTGAGGCGGATGCGGATCATCACATCGTTATGGCCAACTTCAGGCTTTTTCATCCGGGTTAAGGTCAAGCCCGGTGCGCGTTCGAGTTTGGCAAGTGCTTTCATGTCCGCTCCAGCGTCTGATTCAAATTTTCAGATTTCAAATAACACCGAGCGCACGGCCTACACGGGCAAACGCGTCCACAACGTGGTTGATTTGCTCTGTGGTGTGCGCCGCGCTCATCTGCGTCCGAATCCGGGCTCGCCCTTTGGGCACCACCGGAAACGAAAACCCAGTCACATACACCCCTTCCTGCAACAGTGCCTGCGCCATGCGTGAGGCAATTTGCGCATCCCCCAGCATCACCGGAATGATCGGGTGCGCCCCGGGCACCAGGGTGAAGCCAAGCGCACTCATGGCCTGGCGAAAATACGCGCCGTTGGCCCGCACGCGCTCACGCAACTGCGCGCCTTCATCGCTGGCGAGCAGTTCGAGCACTTTGAGCGAAGCCGCTGCAATGCTGGGTGTGAGCGTGTTGGAGAAAAGATAAGGCCGTGAGCGCTGGCGCAACATCTCGATCACTTCCTTGCTGGCCGCGACGTAACCTCCCGAAGCACCGCCCAGCGCTTTGCCCAGCGTCCCAGTCAGGATATCGACGCGGGACAGCACACCACAATGCTCGGGCGTGCCACGGCCGTGCTCGCCGACAAAACCCACTGCATGCGAATCGTCAACCATCACCAGCGCGCCATAGCGCTCAGCGAGGTCGCAAATTCCAGCCAGATCGGCAATGATGCCGTCCATCGAAAACACGCCATCGGTAGCAATCAGCTTGAACCGGGCACCCGCCGCATCAGCCTCGCGGAGTTTTTCTTCAAGGTCGGCCAGGTTGTTGTTGCGATAGCGGTAGCGCTTGGCCTTGCACAGGCGCACCCCGTCGATGATGCTGGCGTGATTCAGCTCGTCGCTGATGATGGCATCGGCCTCGTCGAGCAGTGTTTCGAACAGGCCGCCATTCGCGTCAAAACAGCTTGAATACAGGATGCAGTCGTCGGTTTGCAGAAAATCGGCCAGTGCTTTTTCGAGCGCCTTGTGCACCGACTGAGTGCCGCAGATAAAACGCACCGACGCCATGCCAAAACCATCGTGATCGAGACTTTCTTTGGCGGCCGCAATCAGGCGGGCATCGTTGGCCAGACCCAGATAATTGTTCGCACAGAAGTTCAAAACCTGCGTGCCATCCGCAAGACGGACATCCGCTGCCTGCGGGCTGACGATCACGCGTTCGTGCTTGTAAAAACCATCTGTGCGAATTTGCTCTAACGTGCCGCGCAGATGAGAAAGGTAAGAGTCACGCATGAATCTGGCTCCTGATAGATAAAAATGAGCCGTCTGCGGCGCTTGCATCCGCTTGCCGGATAGCCGCGACGGCCTGTTATAGTCGATTTCTTTTTATCGAAATTTTTCGATTTACCGAACTAAAATCCGGTATGACGAACAACTCTAAACGATAGGTCAGACTATGGCAAGTTCGGGAGCACGGCGTCGTCCACTGGCTGTTCCGCAGCCGGACCCGGCGTTGAGCGTGCCGCCACGCGTCGGTGAACAGATTCAGCGGCTGCGCAGCGAACGCCGCATGACGCTTGATGATTTATCGCGTGCGGCAGGCGTGTCGAAATCCACCCTGTCGGAAATCGAGCGCGACAAAGCCAACCCCACCATCGCGGTCGCGTGGCGCTTGACTACCGCTTTGGGCGTTAGCCTGGATTCGCTGTTTGCGCCGCCCAAAACGCCGGAAGCCATCACGGTGGCGGGCCCGCACGACACTCCCACGCTGAGTGGCCACGACGAGAAATATCAGCTTCGGGTCTGGGGCCCCATCGATCTGGCAGGCAAATTCGAATGGTATGAACTGATCTTGCCACCGGGTGGCGCACTGGTTTCCGCCGCGCATGAACCCGGCACGCGTGAACATCTGACGGTGCTGCACGGCACGCTCGAAATCGAGACGGCCGCGATTGTCAAACGTCTGAAAA of Paraburkholderia bonniea contains these proteins:
- the tdh gene encoding L-threonine 3-dehydrogenase, giving the protein MKALAKLERAPGLTLTRMKKPEVGHNDVMIRIRLTAICGTDIHIWKWDDWAQKTIPVPMQVGHEYVGEIVEIGQEVRGFEIGDRVSGEGHITCGFCRNCRAGRRHLCRNTIAVGVDREGAFAEYLVIPALNAFKIPADISDDLAAILDPLGNATHTALSFNLVGEDVLITGAGPIGVMAVAIAKHVGARNVVITDINEYRLELARKMGATRAVNVAHESLRDVMADLHMTEGFDVGLEMSGVPSAFTSLLEAMNHGGKVALLGIPPAETAIDWTQVIFKGLEIKGIYGREMFETWYKMIAMLQSGLDLSPILTHRFAIDDYERAFAKMLSGESGKVILDWSV
- a CDS encoding glycine C-acetyltransferase, whose product is MRDSYLSHLRGTLEQIRTDGFYKHERVIVSPQAADVRLADGTQVLNFCANNYLGLANDARLIAAAKESLDHDGFGMASVRFICGTQSVHKALEKALADFLQTDDCILYSSCFDANGGLFETLLDEADAIISDELNHASIIDGVRLCKAKRYRYRNNNLADLEEKLREADAAGARFKLIATDGVFSMDGIIADLAGICDLAERYGALVMVDDSHAVGFVGEHGRGTPEHCGVLSRVDILTGTLGKALGGASGGYVAASKEVIEMLRQRSRPYLFSNTLTPSIAAASLKVLELLASDEGAQLRERVRANGAYFRQAMSALGFTLVPGAHPIIPVMLGDAQIASRMAQALLQEGVYVTGFSFPVVPKGRARIRTQMSAAHTTEQINHVVDAFARVGRALGVI
- a CDS encoding helix-turn-helix domain-containing protein, with product MASSGARRRPLAVPQPDPALSVPPRVGEQIQRLRSERRMTLDDLSRAAGVSKSTLSEIERDKANPTIAVAWRLTTALGVSLDSLFAPPKTPEAITVAGPHDTPTLSGHDEKYQLRVWGPIDLAGKFEWYELILPPGGALVSAAHEPGTREHLTVLHGTLEIETAAIVKRLKTADTARYAADAPHTIRNSGKGEAKALLVVIHG